In Fusobacterium canifelinum, a genomic segment contains:
- a CDS encoding ABC transporter substrate-binding protein, with product MKKIFSSMVILFLFLFANVNAKTVTDLTGKKVTIKDNPSRIAIIPIPWASLAYAVDGDSSKIVGMHPSAKKSYEISILKDLAPNMKNVNSVFVDNNFNINYEELALLKPDLVVVWDYQNDAIEKLDKLKIPAVAIKYGTLEDVQQGIKLLGDILNKQEKAQKLINYHKDTNKYFASKTEKLANTKRKKILYIRDSQLTVATGKSVNNIMIDMAGGVNVAKDITNDNWSKVTMEEIIRWNPDIIILSNFDKILPEGIYNNKFEGQDWSKINAVKNKKVFKAPIGIYRWDAPSAETPLMIKWIAKVTNPELFNDYNMRKDIKDFYLEFFNYKLTDEQLNFILNSKVNKGLNL from the coding sequence ATGAAAAAAATTTTTAGTTCAATGGTTATTTTATTTTTATTTTTGTTTGCAAATGTTAATGCAAAAACGGTTACAGATTTAACAGGGAAAAAAGTTACAATTAAAGACAATCCAAGTAGAATTGCTATTATCCCTATTCCTTGGGCTTCTTTAGCTTATGCTGTAGATGGAGATTCTTCTAAAATAGTTGGAATGCATCCTTCTGCTAAAAAATCTTATGAAATAAGTATATTAAAAGACTTAGCTCCAAATATGAAAAATGTAAATTCAGTATTTGTGGATAATAATTTTAATATAAATTATGAAGAGTTGGCTCTTTTAAAGCCTGACCTTGTTGTTGTGTGGGATTATCAAAATGATGCAATAGAAAAACTTGATAAATTAAAAATACCAGCAGTGGCAATAAAATATGGAACATTGGAAGATGTTCAACAAGGTATAAAATTACTTGGAGATATTCTTAATAAACAAGAAAAAGCTCAAAAATTAATCAATTATCATAAGGATACTAATAAGTATTTTGCTTCAAAAACTGAAAAATTAGCAAATACAAAAAGAAAAAAAATTCTTTATATTAGAGATTCTCAATTAACTGTAGCAACTGGAAAATCAGTTAATAATATTATGATTGATATGGCAGGTGGAGTGAATGTTGCCAAAGATATTACTAATGATAACTGGTCAAAAGTTACTATGGAAGAAATTATAAGATGGAATCCTGATATTATTATTTTAAGTAATTTTGATAAAATTTTACCAGAAGGTATTTATAATAACAAATTTGAAGGTCAAGATTGGTCAAAAATTAATGCAGTTAAAAATAAAAAAGTATTTAAAGCTCCAATAGGTATTTATAGATGGGATGCTCCTTCAGCAGAAACTCCACTTATGATAAAATGGATAGCAAAAGTAACAAATCCAGAACTTTTTAATGATTATAATATGAGAAAAGATATCAAAGATTTTTATTTAGAATTTTTTAATTATAAACTTACTGATGAGCAATTAAATTTTATTTTAAATTCAAAAGTTAATAAAGGTTTAAATCTTTAA